A single genomic interval of Eurosta solidaginis isolate ZX-2024a chromosome 3, ASM4086904v1, whole genome shotgun sequence harbors:
- the LOC137243846 gene encoding uncharacterized protein, translated as MGKHKNVRQETVLLQFMEKHPHIAKGFIKGDKLKVDALWAEVVVELNEHGPPHKDISGWKKVWIDWKAFIKRKLVHNSKEARATGGGPYNKYVLTPTEDAIARLCNLITSVKGVPNTKDYGAAESETPSDSSSDDDQPSTSRAAALSRSRRSEPSATDCFKANIDEQTKHMKNIANGLKGCIEATVYVSGAVETLCEAVKATTTAIREGNAERKRHHLELIGNSVRVKYCLKVSA; from the exons AT GGGTAAGCATAAAAATGTACGCCAAGAAACAGTTTTACTGCAATTTATGGAGAAGCACCCACATATTGCAAAGGGTTTCATTAAAGGTGACAAGTTGAAAGTGGATGCACTATGGGCGGAGGTGGTAGTGGAATTGAACGAGCATGGCCCACCTCATAAGGATATTTCTGGCTGGAAAaag GTTTGGATAGATTGGAAAGCCTTTATAAAAAGGAAACTCGTTCATAACAGCAAAGAAGCTAGGGCAACTGGAGGTGGACCATACAACAAATATGTACTAACCCCAACAGAAGATGCAATTGCCCGTTTATGTAACTTGATTACTTCTGTGAAAGGTGTTCCAAACACAAAAGACTACGGGGCTGCAGAAAGCGAGACACCTTCAGATTCATCAAGTGATGATGACCAGCCATCTACAAGTAGAGCTGCTGCATTATCTCGCTCGCGAAGGTCTGAGCCTTCTGCAACTGATTGCTTTAAGGCCAACATTGACGAGCAAACAAAACATATGAAAAACATTGCAAATGGTTTAAAAGGATGTATTGAGGCAACTGTGTATGTGAGCGGAGCAGTTGAAACTCTCTGTGAAGCAGTAAAGGCAACGACGACTGCTATACGTGAAGGCAATGCCGAAAGAAAGAGACACCATCTTGAACTgattggcaactctgttcgtgtGAAGTATTGTTTAAAAGTGAGCGcgtaa